The Halorientalis sp. IM1011 genome window below encodes:
- a CDS encoding AAA family ATPase, translating to MTDEHGVELTVAGADKRDAGRGVARLPEPARRRLGVLSGDPVVVRGDRETVAKVWPTDDADDVVRIDADTRANAGVNVGDTVTVATTSVDDAAIVSVRPTESLPEDTDTDALVADALLDRPIREGERVHVDGLGVVVVSLTDPDGPVRVVEDTEVTVLPGIDLDLGDGAPAGDAIPGDASDRDADTDAGAETEEAAGAAGQPEDLGATYEDIGGLDDELDMVREMIELPLSEPDLFRRLGIDPPKGVLLYGPPGTGKTLIARAVANEVDAHFQTISGPEIVSKYKGESEERLREAFEEAEANAPAILFVDEIDSIAGQRDEDADMENRVVAQLLTLLDGLEDRGRVIVIGATNRVDSIDPALRRGGRFDREIEIGVPDETGRHEVIEVHTRGMPLAEDVDLDRLAARTHGFVGADLQSLVTEAAMSALRRTREEPEVTREDFEAALAAVDPSAMREYVAESPAISFDDVGGLDEAKDRLTEAVEWPLAYTELFEATKTDPPSGVLLYGPPGTGKTLLARALAGESDVNFVHVAGPELLDKYVGESEKAVREVFERARQAAPSIVFFDEIDAIAGRRGETGEATERVVSQLLTELDGLTDNPNLVVLAATNRRDALDPALLRPGRLEEHVEVPNPDADARREILAVHTDEKPIGEDVSLVDLAGETEGYSGADLDALVRDASMRAIREFAREHGPTEATERADEVVIGAEHFETALAATDRPE from the coding sequence ATGACCGACGAGCACGGCGTCGAGTTGACGGTCGCCGGGGCCGACAAGCGCGACGCCGGCCGGGGCGTGGCCCGGCTTCCCGAACCCGCGCGCCGCCGACTGGGCGTGCTCAGCGGCGACCCCGTCGTCGTCCGGGGCGACCGCGAGACCGTGGCGAAGGTCTGGCCCACCGACGATGCCGACGACGTGGTCCGGATCGACGCCGACACGCGCGCCAACGCCGGCGTCAACGTCGGCGACACCGTCACCGTCGCCACCACCTCAGTCGACGACGCCGCCATCGTCTCCGTCCGCCCCACCGAGTCCCTCCCCGAGGACACCGACACCGACGCCCTCGTCGCGGACGCCCTCCTCGACCGCCCGATCCGGGAAGGTGAACGCGTCCACGTCGACGGACTGGGCGTCGTGGTCGTCTCCCTGACCGACCCCGACGGCCCCGTCAGGGTGGTCGAGGACACCGAGGTTACCGTCCTGCCCGGGATCGACCTCGATCTGGGCGACGGCGCGCCGGCCGGGGACGCCATCCCGGGCGACGCTTCCGATCGCGACGCAGACACCGATGCCGGCGCAGAAACCGAGGAGGCCGCGGGGGCCGCCGGGCAACCCGAGGATCTGGGCGCGACCTACGAGGACATCGGCGGGCTCGACGACGAACTCGACATGGTACGGGAGATGATCGAGCTTCCGCTCTCCGAGCCGGACCTGTTCCGCCGGCTCGGGATCGACCCGCCGAAGGGCGTCCTCCTCTACGGCCCGCCCGGCACCGGGAAGACGCTGATCGCCCGCGCCGTGGCGAACGAGGTCGACGCCCATTTCCAGACCATCTCCGGCCCCGAGATCGTCTCGAAGTACAAGGGGGAAAGCGAGGAGCGACTCCGGGAGGCCTTCGAGGAGGCCGAAGCCAACGCGCCGGCGATCCTCTTCGTCGACGAGATCGATTCCATCGCTGGCCAGCGCGACGAGGACGCCGACATGGAGAATCGCGTGGTCGCCCAGTTGCTGACCCTTCTGGATGGACTGGAGGACCGCGGCCGGGTGATCGTCATCGGCGCGACTAACCGGGTGGACAGCATCGACCCGGCGCTACGGCGTGGCGGCCGGTTCGACCGAGAGATCGAGATCGGCGTCCCCGACGAGACCGGTCGCCACGAGGTCATCGAGGTCCACACGCGCGGGATGCCACTCGCCGAGGACGTGGATCTCGATCGGCTGGCCGCCCGCACACACGGGTTCGTCGGCGCGGATCTCCAGTCGCTGGTGACCGAGGCGGCGATGTCGGCGCTCCGGCGCACCCGGGAGGAACCCGAAGTCACCCGCGAGGACTTCGAGGCGGCGCTGGCGGCGGTCGACCCCTCCGCGATGCGGGAGTACGTCGCCGAGTCGCCGGCGATCTCGTTCGACGACGTGGGCGGACTGGACGAGGCCAAGGATCGGCTCACCGAGGCCGTCGAGTGGCCCCTCGCCTACACCGAACTGTTCGAGGCCACGAAGACCGACCCACCCTCCGGTGTCCTGCTGTACGGCCCGCCGGGGACGGGAAAGACCCTGCTCGCGCGGGCGCTGGCCGGCGAGAGCGACGTGAACTTCGTCCACGTGGCCGGTCCGGAACTGCTCGACAAGTACGTCGGCGAGAGCGAGAAGGCGGTACGGGAGGTGTTCGAGCGCGCCCGGCAGGCCGCGCCCTCGATCGTCTTCTTCGACGAAATCGACGCCATCGCGGGGCGGCGCGGCGAGACCGGCGAGGCGACCGAACGCGTCGTCTCCCAACTCCTGACCGAACTCGACGGGCTGACGGACAATCCCAATCTCGTCGTGCTGGCGGCGACGAACCGTCGTGACGCGCTCGATCCCGCCCTCCTTCGGCCGGGGCGACTGGAGGAACACGTCGAGGTACCGAACCCGGACGCCGACGCCCGCCGGGAGATTCTGGCGGTCCACACCGACGAGAAACCGATCGGCGAGGACGTGTCGCTGGTCGATCTCGCCGGCGAGACCGAGGGGTACTCCGGCGCGGACCTGGACGCGCTCGTCCGGGACGCCTCGATGCGCGCCATCCGCGAGTTCGCCCGCGAACACGGCCCGACCGAGGCCACCGAACGGGCCGACGAAGTCGTCATTGGTGCCGAACACTTCGAGACCGCACTCGCGGCGACCGACCGCCCGGAATGA
- a CDS encoding cytochrome c biogenesis CcdA family protein, producing MTDIGVARLGWAFTLGTATFFAPCAFPLLPGYVAYYLGTSETDSAGGSRATRLGRAAGVGLLVSLGFALVYGALGLLLAAVGPRIVENIAALELVVGLALIVVGGVMATGRFQVATLHVPLPERRRSAAGYVLFGVVYAAAAAGCTAPLFLGVSFEAVTTGPVATVATLGAYAAGMSVLMVGVTTATALGRDTLLRRLSGATGRISRVAGAVVVLAGLVQLYYFLVVFDGLATLGLA from the coding sequence GTGACCGACATCGGGGTGGCCCGGCTGGGGTGGGCGTTCACCCTCGGGACCGCCACCTTCTTCGCTCCCTGTGCGTTCCCACTGTTGCCCGGCTACGTGGCCTACTACCTCGGTACGTCCGAGACGGATTCGGCCGGCGGGTCGCGGGCGACTCGCCTGGGACGAGCCGCCGGGGTCGGCCTGCTCGTGAGTCTCGGCTTCGCGCTGGTGTACGGGGCGCTCGGGCTTTTGCTTGCGGCGGTCGGGCCGCGGATCGTCGAGAACATCGCGGCGCTCGAACTCGTCGTCGGACTGGCACTGATCGTCGTCGGTGGCGTGATGGCGACGGGCCGGTTTCAGGTGGCTACCCTCCACGTACCGCTCCCTGAACGTCGGCGCTCCGCTGCTGGCTACGTGCTGTTCGGCGTCGTCTACGCCGCGGCGGCCGCGGGCTGTACTGCGCCGCTGTTTCTGGGGGTGTCCTTCGAAGCGGTGACGACCGGCCCCGTCGCGACCGTGGCGACACTGGGCGCGTACGCCGCCGGAATGAGCGTCCTGATGGTCGGCGTCACGACCGCGACGGCGCTGGGTCGTGACACACTCCTGCGCCGGCTCTCGGGCGCGACCGGCCGGATTTCGCGGGTCGCCGGCGCGGTCGTCGTGCTGGCTGGGCTGGTCCAGTTGTACTACTTCCTCGTGGTCTTCGACGGACTGGCGACGCTCGGGCTGGCCTGA
- a CDS encoding DEAD/DEAH box helicase yields MTDSDDTGGTNAERESDQLDDPSATDENGDEAALLDTETFADVVQEIGRPVVTASRVAQTLDCTQEVASTELDRLADERAVDRLDVSADPVVWYPTDWADLVDRERVILFPGRREIVVDHPTQFTRAQLSQFAHLVDTTHRGGYLYELRREDIWGAPYDDFEDLLGTVRDVLPERSPELEEWLEDQWKRAHRFTLKTHEDGYVVLEAATDSLMGNVAREKLDDGQLRAAISDTESWVAEEAVAEVKRTLYEAGYPVQDERDLDTGEALELELNLDLRDYQHEWVSEFMETKSGVLVGPPGAGKTVAALGILERVGGESLILVPSRELAGQWREEILARTTLTEEQVGEYHGGEKTVAPVTIATYQTAGMDRHRQLFDSREWGLVIYDEVHHIPASVARRSADLQTKHRLGLSSSPVREDDREEEIYTLIGPPIGTDWDALFEAGFVAEPEVEIRYVPWVDDDARNQYVSADGHERRQQAATNPAKREEVRHILSRHPDKKALVFCDYLDQGRELSAYLDVPFVNGQMPHSRRERLLDEFRRGDRDTLLVSRVGDEGIDLPDAELAVVASGLGGSRRQGAQRAGRTMRPEGRSLVYVLATRGSREEDFAQRRMRHLSSKGVRVSEAEAEAVGDDDADGDGENEGDADDGDATDHENDGTVDSETDNSG; encoded by the coding sequence GTGACCGACAGCGACGACACCGGCGGCACGAATGCCGAACGCGAGAGTGACCAGCTCGACGATCCGTCGGCGACCGACGAGAACGGCGACGAGGCGGCGCTCCTCGACACCGAGACGTTCGCCGACGTGGTTCAGGAGATCGGCCGCCCCGTCGTCACTGCCAGTCGCGTCGCGCAGACGCTCGACTGCACGCAGGAGGTGGCCAGCACCGAACTGGATCGGCTGGCCGACGAGCGCGCGGTCGACCGGCTCGACGTGTCCGCCGATCCCGTCGTCTGGTATCCCACGGACTGGGCGGACCTCGTCGACCGCGAACGGGTGATCCTCTTTCCCGGCCGCCGCGAGATCGTCGTCGACCACCCGACCCAGTTCACACGCGCACAACTCTCACAGTTCGCCCACCTCGTCGACACGACCCACCGCGGGGGCTACCTCTACGAACTCCGACGCGAGGACATCTGGGGCGCGCCGTACGACGACTTCGAGGATCTGCTCGGGACGGTCAGAGACGTACTGCCAGAGCGCTCGCCCGAACTGGAGGAGTGGCTCGAAGACCAGTGGAAACGCGCCCACCGCTTCACGCTCAAGACCCACGAGGACGGCTACGTCGTCCTCGAAGCCGCGACGGACTCGCTGATGGGCAACGTCGCCCGCGAGAAACTGGACGACGGACAGCTCCGGGCGGCCATCTCCGACACCGAGAGCTGGGTCGCCGAGGAGGCCGTCGCCGAGGTCAAGCGAACCCTCTATGAGGCCGGCTACCCGGTCCAGGACGAACGGGATCTGGACACCGGGGAGGCTCTGGAGCTGGAGTTGAACCTCGATCTCCGGGACTACCAGCACGAGTGGGTGAGCGAGTTCATGGAGACCAAATCCGGCGTGCTGGTGGGGCCACCCGGCGCGGGCAAGACCGTCGCGGCGCTGGGCATCCTCGAACGCGTCGGCGGCGAGAGCCTGATCCTCGTCCCGAGTCGGGAACTGGCCGGCCAGTGGCGCGAGGAGATCCTCGCGCGGACGACGCTGACCGAGGAGCAGGTCGGCGAGTACCACGGCGGCGAGAAGACCGTCGCCCCGGTCACCATCGCCACCTACCAGACCGCGGGGATGGACCGACACCGCCAGCTGTTCGACAGCCGCGAGTGGGGGCTGGTGATCTACGACGAGGTCCACCACATTCCGGCCTCGGTAGCGCGACGCAGCGCGGACCTCCAGACCAAACACCGCCTCGGCCTCTCCTCCTCGCCCGTCCGGGAGGACGACAGGGAAGAGGAGATCTACACGCTGATCGGGCCGCCCATCGGAACGGACTGGGACGCGCTGTTCGAGGCCGGCTTCGTCGCCGAGCCGGAGGTCGAGATCCGATACGTCCCCTGGGTCGACGACGACGCCCGCAACCAGTACGTGAGTGCGGACGGCCACGAGCGCCGCCAGCAAGCGGCGACGAACCCGGCCAAACGGGAGGAGGTCCGCCACATCCTCTCCCGGCACCCCGACAAGAAGGCGCTCGTCTTCTGTGACTACCTCGACCAGGGTCGGGAGCTGTCGGCGTATCTCGACGTACCTTTCGTCAACGGTCAGATGCCACACAGCCGCCGCGAGCGACTGCTCGACGAGTTCCGCCGGGGCGACCGCGACACGCTGCTGGTCTCCCGAGTCGGCGACGAGGGGATCGACCTGCCCGACGCCGAGCTAGCAGTCGTCGCCTCCGGTCTCGGCGGATCGCGTCGGCAGGGAGCCCAGCGCGCCGGGCGGACCATGCGACCTGAGGGGCGGTCGCTGGTCTACGTACTGGCGACCCGGGGCAGCCGCGAGGAGGACTTCGCACAGCGACGGATGCGCCACCTCTCCTCGAAGGGCGTCCGCGTCTCCGAGGCCGAGGCGGAGGCGGTCGGCGACGACGATGCGGATGGTGACGGCGAGAACGAGGGTGACGCTGACGACGGGGATGCCACTGACCACGAAAACGACGGCACTGTCGATAGCGAGACCGACAACAGTGGCTAA
- a CDS encoding DNA mismatch repair protein, whose translation MRLEEYWGIGPKTKTVLAESIGEAAAIEAIENADSRALMEAGLGRGRATRILRRANGGEGMAVLATRDTRDVYKSILDLASAFAVTRHAEDRIRVLTPLRDREAMTDRLDTVLAAVDAWRDLSASDREAVVEAFEAHDSVSGGERSAVETAVELLDLGVGGGVFDRVAELDRDALADAADALAALGEGGVDRGVDDRLDELRDQYAAVDELTANRSAVVETVQESARGADEFREAFRRYVADETSVPAAEISEAMPGDATDAADFVGETLRALADDRREAVEEREAEITADLEGAIEDAREEIDAAVTAVDDAALYVSLARFADAYDLTRPTFVEGRETVAVRGARNLDLEAADAPVQAVDYAVGDHDIEFPSGSSPPTGDRVTVLTGANSGGKTTLLETLCQVQLLAQMGLPVPAEAAEVGIVDVVVFHRRHASFNAGVLESTLQTVVPPLTDGGRTLMLVDEFEAITEPGSAADLLHGLVTLTVDEDALGVFVTHLADDLEPLPEEARTDGIFAEGLDPDLDLSVDYQPRFGTVGKSTPEFIVSRLVANADDRKERAGFETLASAVGQEAVQRTLADAEWSS comes from the coding sequence ATGCGACTGGAGGAGTACTGGGGCATCGGCCCCAAGACGAAGACGGTGCTGGCCGAGAGCATCGGCGAGGCGGCGGCCATCGAGGCCATCGAGAACGCCGACAGCCGCGCGCTGATGGAGGCCGGACTCGGTCGGGGGCGAGCCACCCGGATTCTCCGGCGCGCCAACGGCGGCGAGGGGATGGCCGTCCTCGCCACCCGGGACACGCGTGACGTGTACAAGTCGATCCTCGATCTGGCCAGCGCGTTCGCGGTCACCCGCCACGCCGAGGACCGCATCCGGGTGCTGACGCCACTCCGGGACCGCGAGGCGATGACGGATCGCCTCGACACTGTCCTCGCGGCCGTCGACGCCTGGCGAGACCTCTCGGCGAGCGACCGCGAGGCAGTCGTCGAGGCCTTCGAGGCTCACGACAGCGTCAGCGGCGGCGAACGCTCGGCGGTCGAGACGGCCGTCGAACTCCTCGATCTCGGGGTCGGCGGCGGCGTCTTCGACCGCGTGGCCGAACTGGACCGCGACGCACTGGCCGACGCCGCCGACGCGCTCGCGGCGCTGGGCGAGGGCGGGGTCGACCGCGGCGTCGACGACCGCCTCGACGAGTTGCGCGACCAGTACGCCGCCGTCGACGAACTCACCGCCAACCGGAGCGCGGTCGTCGAGACCGTTCAGGAGAGCGCCCGCGGGGCCGACGAGTTCCGCGAGGCCTTCCGTCGGTACGTCGCCGACGAGACCAGTGTCCCGGCGGCCGAGATCAGTGAGGCCATGCCCGGCGACGCCACCGACGCCGCCGACTTCGTGGGGGAGACGCTCCGGGCGCTGGCCGACGACCGCCGCGAGGCAGTCGAGGAGCGCGAGGCCGAGATCACGGCCGATCTGGAGGGTGCCATCGAAGACGCCCGCGAGGAGATCGACGCCGCCGTCACGGCCGTCGACGACGCAGCGCTGTACGTCTCGCTGGCTCGCTTCGCCGACGCGTACGATCTGACCCGGCCGACCTTCGTCGAGGGCCGCGAGACCGTCGCCGTCCGCGGCGCGCGCAACCTCGATCTCGAAGCGGCCGATGCACCTGTGCAAGCCGTCGACTACGCTGTCGGCGACCACGATATCGAGTTCCCGAGTGGGTCGTCGCCGCCGACTGGCGACCGCGTGACCGTTCTCACCGGGGCGAACAGCGGGGGGAAGACGACCCTGCTGGAGACGCTCTGTCAGGTGCAGTTGCTCGCCCAGATGGGCCTGCCCGTCCCGGCCGAGGCCGCGGAGGTGGGTATCGTCGACGTGGTCGTGTTCCACCGCCGGCACGCGAGTTTCAACGCCGGCGTGCTGGAGTCGACCCTCCAGACCGTCGTGCCGCCGCTGACCGACGGGGGCCGGACGCTGATGCTCGTCGACGAGTTCGAGGCCATCACGGAGCCGGGGAGCGCCGCCGACCTGTTGCACGGACTGGTGACGCTCACCGTCGACGAGGACGCGCTCGGCGTGTTCGTCACCCACCTGGCCGACGACCTCGAACCGCTCCCCGAGGAGGCCCGGACCGACGGCATCTTCGCCGAGGGACTGGATCCGGATCTCGACCTCTCGGTGGACTACCAGCCACGCTTCGGCACGGTCGGGAAGTCGACCCCGGAGTTCATCGTCTCACGGCTGGTCGCCAACGCCGACGACCGCAAGGAACGCGCCGGGTTCGAGACACTCGCGAGCGCAGTCGGGCAGGAAGCGGTCCAGCGGACGCTGGCCGACGCGGAGTGGTCGAGTTAG
- a CDS encoding DUF998 domain-containing protein, whose translation MTNTVERASVWAGLLAPILSFGGLLLATLVSPAFTWTGHALSELGAPTGPVATDLTRLLFNGGLIAGGLVALGFGYALFLAARNLVELAGIALFGLTSISMAGIGVFPMPQAAHFVVAVSFYVLLSLALWVYGTGNLLAGERTRGGTTIGLGVLNAGAWAVWGLTGEFSRPGLAVPEIVGAAALAGWIVATAFSVRRRLAGD comes from the coding sequence ATGACGAACACGGTCGAGCGAGCGAGCGTGTGGGCCGGGTTGCTCGCTCCGATCCTCTCGTTCGGCGGCCTCCTGCTCGCGACGCTCGTCTCCCCGGCGTTCACGTGGACCGGACACGCGCTCTCGGAACTGGGCGCGCCGACCGGCCCCGTCGCGACGGATCTGACTCGGCTGCTGTTCAACGGCGGCCTGATAGCCGGCGGACTCGTGGCGCTCGGGTTCGGATACGCGCTGTTCCTCGCGGCCCGGAACCTCGTCGAACTCGCCGGCATCGCCCTCTTCGGACTCACCTCGATCTCGATGGCGGGGATCGGCGTGTTCCCGATGCCACAGGCCGCTCACTTCGTCGTCGCCGTCTCCTTTTACGTCCTCCTGTCGCTCGCGCTGTGGGTGTACGGTACTGGAAACCTGCTCGCCGGCGAGCGGACCCGCGGCGGCACGACGATCGGGCTGGGCGTCCTGAACGCCGGTGCGTGGGCCGTGTGGGGACTCACCGGGGAGTTCTCGCGGCCGGGGCTAGCAGTACCGGAGATCGTCGGGGCGGCGGCCCTGGCCGGGTGGATCGTCGCGACGGCGTTCTCCGTTCGACGACGGCTCGCCGGCGACTGA
- a CDS encoding TlpA disulfide reductase family protein, with translation MRGYDRRTFLAATGAAVTALSGCTQLPGTRDAPGASEGESSGGGQQTLDTLDVGGSPGESMAVVPDGTVTLLDFFATYCAPCKPQMAELREVRSAFPDVHMLSITWERDEPTVRSFWNEYDGTWPVAMDPEVETGPTYGVEALPTMIVLDADGTETWRDKGLAEAATIEAELEAARQ, from the coding sequence ATGCGCGGGTACGACCGTCGGACGTTCCTCGCCGCGACAGGCGCAGCAGTGACAGCCCTGAGCGGGTGTACGCAACTCCCCGGCACCCGTGACGCGCCGGGCGCGAGCGAGGGGGAAAGCTCCGGGGGTGGCCAGCAGACCCTCGACACGCTCGACGTGGGCGGTTCGCCCGGCGAGTCGATGGCGGTCGTCCCGGACGGAACGGTGACGCTGCTCGACTTCTTCGCGACCTACTGTGCCCCCTGCAAGCCCCAGATGGCGGAGTTGCGGGAGGTGCGGTCGGCGTTCCCCGACGTACACATGCTGTCGATCACCTGGGAGCGGGACGAGCCGACCGTGCGCTCGTTCTGGAACGAGTACGACGGCACGTGGCCCGTGGCGATGGATCCCGAGGTCGAGACGGGGCCGACCTACGGCGTCGAGGCGCTCCCGACGATGATCGTCCTCGACGCCGACGGAACCGAGACCTGGCGAGACAAGGGCCTCGCCGAGGCGGCGACCATCGAGGCGGAACTGGAGGCGGCCCGGCAGTGA
- a CDS encoding HalOD1 output domain-containing protein, with protein sequence MNSDADDDSASTADQETTVHPIDWSRRDPISSAVVDAVVSKTGTDAVSLPPLEEVLDGDALNRLFTRETDTELSFEYAGLAVVVSTIDGVTVS encoded by the coding sequence ATGAATTCGGATGCGGACGACGACTCGGCTTCGACGGCGGATCAGGAGACCACGGTCCACCCGATAGACTGGTCGCGTCGTGACCCCATCAGCAGTGCCGTCGTCGATGCGGTCGTGTCGAAGACCGGCACCGATGCAGTGTCGCTGCCACCGCTAGAGGAGGTCCTAGACGGGGACGCGCTGAACCGACTGTTCACGCGCGAAACCGACACCGAACTGTCCTTCGAGTACGCCGGGCTGGCAGTCGTCGTCTCGACCATCGACGGCGTGACCGTGAGTTGA
- a CDS encoding SRPBCC family protein, whose protein sequence is MSQYQRTVRVDAPFEEVWDFHSRVTGLEALTPDWMNLEIESVTGPEGDPDPGILDTNSRIESSIRPFDVGPRQQWTSVITEREEGDGSAMFRDTMEGGPFAEWEHTHSFFADGDGTVVHDSVEYELPLGGLGRAVSPLAVVGMEPMFRYRHRKTKELLE, encoded by the coding sequence GTGTCTCAGTACCAGCGAACGGTCCGGGTCGACGCACCCTTCGAGGAGGTGTGGGACTTTCACTCCCGCGTGACCGGTCTCGAAGCATTGACGCCCGACTGGATGAACCTGGAGATCGAGTCCGTCACCGGCCCCGAGGGCGACCCCGATCCAGGGATCCTCGATACGAACTCACGGATCGAATCGTCTATCCGCCCGTTCGACGTTGGCCCACGTCAGCAGTGGACCTCCGTCATTACCGAGCGCGAGGAGGGCGACGGCTCCGCGATGTTCCGCGATACGATGGAGGGCGGTCCCTTCGCGGAGTGGGAGCACACCCACTCGTTTTTCGCCGACGGCGACGGGACCGTCGTCCACGACAGCGTCGAATACGAACTTCCGCTCGGTGGGCTCGGCCGGGCGGTCTCCCCACTGGCGGTCGTCGGCATGGAGCCGATGTTCCGCTATCGCCACCGGAAGACGAAGGAATTGCTGGAGTAG
- a CDS encoding TrkA family potassium uptake protein: MDTWQRRTAYYLLALGGIMLGYALLYHWAMATYEGIDRTFLKSLQIVVETFTTTGFGSDASTWDTWQTNLLVIVMDLTGVVLIFLALPVLLFPMFEETISTTPPTAVDGVENHVVICAYSTRIEMLIDELEVFDVPYVVLEPDRGRAAELIEDGVTAIHGDPESTETLEAANLESARALVADVDDSTNASIVLTAKAVASDVRCITFVEDPDIASYHRYAGADQVFSPRRLIGESLASKVTTGITAEVGDAVEIGEDFEIVELPILSDSELVGETIAESGIRERTGANVIGAWFRGEFTSPPSPDARLDEQTILLVAGHERQLEPLKEMTLSEKRRRRRGHVVVCGHGEVGSTVRERVSAEGIPCTTVDKEANGAVDIVGDVTEKDVLREAGVEDASTVILALSSDTMTIFAALVVRELNPDVEIIARADQTESVRKLYRAGADYVLALATVSGRMLASTIFEEDIISYDKQVEVVRFDAGSLVGETLTGADIRAETGCTVIAVERSGKVITDLSPDFEIRAGDDVIVAGPDENITDFAARYN, encoded by the coding sequence ATGGACACGTGGCAGCGCCGAACCGCGTACTACCTTCTCGCGCTCGGCGGGATCATGCTGGGCTACGCCTTGCTCTACCACTGGGCGATGGCGACCTACGAGGGGATCGACCGCACCTTCCTGAAATCGCTCCAGATCGTCGTCGAGACGTTCACGACGACGGGGTTCGGCTCGGACGCCTCGACGTGGGACACCTGGCAGACGAACCTGCTGGTGATCGTCATGGACCTGACCGGTGTGGTCTTGATCTTTCTCGCACTGCCGGTCCTGCTGTTCCCGATGTTCGAGGAGACGATTTCGACGACGCCGCCGACGGCAGTCGACGGGGTCGAGAATCACGTCGTGATCTGTGCCTACTCCACGCGCATCGAGATGCTCATCGACGAACTCGAGGTGTTCGACGTGCCCTACGTGGTCCTCGAACCGGACCGGGGGCGTGCCGCGGAGTTGATCGAGGACGGGGTGACGGCGATCCACGGCGATCCGGAGTCGACGGAGACGCTCGAAGCGGCGAATCTGGAATCCGCGCGGGCGCTGGTCGCGGACGTGGACGACTCGACCAACGCCAGCATCGTGCTGACGGCCAAAGCCGTCGCTTCCGACGTGCGATGTATCACGTTCGTCGAGGACCCGGACATCGCGAGCTACCACCGCTACGCCGGAGCCGATCAGGTATTCTCACCGCGGCGGCTCATCGGCGAGAGCCTCGCGAGCAAGGTGACGACCGGGATCACCGCCGAGGTCGGCGACGCCGTCGAGATCGGCGAGGACTTCGAGATCGTCGAGTTGCCGATCCTTTCGGACAGCGAACTGGTGGGCGAGACCATCGCCGAGAGCGGCATCCGCGAGCGAACCGGCGCGAACGTCATCGGCGCGTGGTTCCGGGGCGAGTTCACCAGCCCACCCTCGCCCGACGCGCGACTCGACGAACAGACCATCCTGCTCGTCGCCGGCCACGAGCGCCAGCTCGAACCACTCAAGGAGATGACGCTCTCGGAGAAGCGCCGCCGTCGACGCGGGCACGTCGTCGTCTGCGGCCACGGCGAAGTCGGCTCGACCGTCAGAGAACGCGTCAGCGCCGAGGGCATCCCCTGTACGACAGTCGACAAGGAAGCAAACGGAGCCGTCGACATCGTCGGCGACGTGACCGAGAAGGACGTGCTCCGCGAGGCCGGTGTCGAGGACGCAAGCACGGTGATCCTCGCGCTGTCCTCGGACACGATGACGATCTTCGCGGCGCTCGTGGTGCGCGAGCTCAACCCCGACGTCGAGATTATCGCCCGCGCCGACCAGACCGAGAGCGTCCGCAAACTCTACCGGGCGGGTGCCGACTACGTCCTGGCGCTGGCGACCGTCAGCGGCCGGATGCTCGCCTCGACCATCTTCGAGGAGGACATCATCTCCTACGACAAACAGGTCGAGGTCGTGCGGTTCGACGCGGGATCACTGGTCGGTGAGACGCTCACCGGTGCCGACATCCGCGCCGAGACTGGCTGTACCGTGATCGCAGTCGAACGAAGCGGCAAGGTGATCACCGATCTCTCACCGGACTTCGAGATTCGGGCGGGAGACGACGTGATCGTCGCCGGTCCCGACGAGAATATCACCGACTTCGCCGCCCGCTACAACTAG
- a CDS encoding CDGSH iron-sulfur domain-containing protein, producing MAREITHEATGPKIVDEDDIGEKGDIAICMCGLSGDYPFCDGSHEATADEDDGTLYKYENDDDENPRHEIAEMVFSDAE from the coding sequence ATGGCGCGCGAGATCACTCACGAGGCGACCGGTCCGAAGATCGTGGACGAGGACGATATCGGCGAGAAAGGCGACATCGCGATCTGTATGTGCGGGCTGTCGGGCGATTACCCGTTCTGTGACGGCTCACACGAGGCGACGGCCGACGAGGACGACGGGACCCTGTACAAGTACGAGAATGACGACGACGAAAATCCGCGCCACGAGATCGCGGAGATGGTGTTCAGCGACGCGGAATGA